In a genomic window of Temperatibacter marinus:
- a CDS encoding Crp/Fnr family transcriptional regulator has product MVDLTPAPQDKGEISSYLQSLPLFSGIEKSLIMSFADQAISKKYETGESLFFQDDPIESFYVILSGWVKLYRTTQDGNDSVFDMLTVSQLCGETAILDGDDYSFSATVVEDIVCLKIPASILNTAIKDDSKMAYAMLKTISRYRKQQTREIESLTLQNASQRIGCYLLRLCRIDVLEPVVLQLPYDKSMIAARLGMRPETFSRALKKLKQQTDIHIEGDIVKVPTIESLSVFSCSACSNEYPCNDLMT; this is encoded by the coding sequence ATGGTCGACCTTACACCTGCACCTCAGGATAAAGGCGAGATATCATCATATCTCCAGAGTTTACCGCTATTTTCAGGAATAGAGAAAAGCCTCATTATGAGCTTTGCCGATCAAGCCATTTCAAAAAAATATGAGACTGGCGAAAGTTTGTTTTTCCAAGATGATCCTATTGAAAGTTTTTATGTCATTCTCTCTGGTTGGGTCAAATTATATAGAACAACACAAGATGGCAATGATAGTGTTTTTGATATGCTCACAGTCAGTCAACTCTGCGGCGAAACAGCCATTTTAGACGGGGATGACTATAGCTTTAGCGCAACAGTAGTTGAAGATATTGTCTGCTTGAAAATTCCTGCATCTATTCTTAACACAGCCATTAAAGACGACAGCAAAATGGCTTATGCCATGCTCAAAACCATCTCGAGATATAGAAAACAACAGACACGTGAGATTGAAAGTTTAACTCTTCAAAATGCATCACAGCGGATTGGATGCTATTTGCTTCGACTGTGTCGCATTGATGTTCTCGAGCCCGTTGTCTTGCAACTGCCCTATGATAAATCGATGATCGCTGCGCGTCTCGGGATGCGACCTGAAACCTTTTCACGAGCCCTTAAAAAATTAAAACAGCAAACAGATATTCATATTGAAGGTGACATTGTCAAAGTCCCAACAATTGAGAGCCTATCCGTTTTTTCATGCAGCGCCTGTTCTAATGAGTATCCCTGCAATGACTTAATGACATAA
- a CDS encoding SulP family inorganic anion transporter, which produces MIAALKNWYTELGVQSPTTAKNELLSGLTVALALVPEAVAFAFVAQVNPLVGLYAAFLVGLITAVFGGRPGMISGATGALAVVMVSLVAQHGVEYLFATVVLMGIIQIIAGIMRWGKFIRMIPYPVMLGFVNGLAIVIGMAQLTQFKTPEGTWLMGNGLMLMLGLTALTMAVIHFFPKMTKAIPAPLAGILITTALAIGLGLEVSTVGDLASIAGGLPDFHIPMVPLTGETLKIILPYAVILAAIGLIESLLTLNLVSEIKNEKGGASRECVAQGASNLITGFFGGMGGCAMIGQSMINVKSGGLNRLSGISAALFLLAFILFGSSLIEMIPLAALVGVMFMVVIGTFAWQSIAALRKMRKSDAFVVILVTAVTVWQDLAIAVIVGVIVSALVYSWNSSTHLDIRTSKTGEGNKIYTLYGPLFFGSTESFMEIFDPENDTDDVVIDFMHSRVWDSSAIEAIDKLADKYRKAGKELHLCHLSPDCVRLLTRAKNMVEVSTIEDPNYGVAADYDLNK; this is translated from the coding sequence ATGATTGCAGCCTTGAAAAATTGGTATACAGAGCTGGGTGTCCAGTCTCCGACTACTGCTAAAAATGAGTTATTATCTGGCTTAACAGTTGCTCTGGCCCTTGTGCCTGAAGCTGTGGCCTTTGCCTTTGTGGCGCAAGTCAATCCATTGGTTGGGTTGTATGCAGCCTTTCTTGTGGGCCTGATCACAGCGGTCTTTGGCGGCCGTCCTGGCATGATCTCAGGGGCAACAGGCGCTCTCGCTGTTGTTATGGTCTCCCTTGTGGCCCAACACGGTGTTGAATATCTTTTTGCAACAGTGGTTCTGATGGGAATTATTCAAATTATTGCAGGCATTATGCGTTGGGGTAAGTTTATCCGCATGATCCCCTATCCTGTTATGCTTGGTTTCGTGAACGGCCTTGCAATCGTTATTGGGATGGCACAATTAACTCAGTTTAAAACGCCAGAGGGCACGTGGCTTATGGGGAATGGTTTGATGCTCATGCTTGGCTTAACGGCTTTAACAATGGCAGTCATTCATTTCTTTCCAAAAATGACCAAAGCAATCCCTGCCCCTTTGGCTGGAATTCTCATCACCACTGCACTTGCAATTGGACTCGGCCTTGAAGTCTCAACAGTTGGCGATCTGGCGTCCATCGCAGGCGGGTTACCTGATTTCCACATTCCAATGGTTCCCTTAACTGGAGAAACCTTGAAAATCATCTTACCCTACGCCGTCATTCTCGCTGCCATTGGCTTAATCGAGTCTTTGCTCACCTTGAATCTGGTATCAGAAATCAAAAATGAAAAAGGCGGTGCGAGCCGAGAATGTGTCGCCCAGGGCGCATCTAACCTTATAACAGGTTTCTTCGGTGGCATGGGGGGATGTGCAATGATTGGTCAAAGTATGATCAATGTTAAATCCGGCGGCCTTAATCGTCTTTCTGGTATTTCAGCTGCCCTCTTTTTGCTGGCCTTTATTCTTTTTGGGTCAAGCCTTATTGAGATGATTCCGCTCGCCGCTCTCGTCGGTGTAATGTTCATGGTCGTGATAGGAACTTTTGCCTGGCAGTCAATTGCAGCTCTGCGAAAAATGCGCAAATCAGATGCTTTTGTGGTCATTCTCGTTACCGCCGTAACGGTTTGGCAAGATTTGGCCATCGCTGTTATCGTTGGTGTCATCGTCAGTGCGCTTGTTTACAGTTGGAACAGCTCAACTCACTTAGACATTCGCACGTCTAAAACAGGAGAGGGAAATAAGATTTACACGCTTTACGGCCCTCTTTTCTTTGGTTCTACAGAAAGCTTCATGGAAATTTTTGATCCAGAAAATGATACGGACGACGTCGTAATAGATTTCATGCATAGTCGAGTTTGGGATAGTAGCGCCATTGAGGCTATTGATAAGCTGGCTGACAAATATAGAAAAGCTGGCAAAGAATTACACCTCTGTCATCTTAGCCCAGACTGTGTACGCCTTTTGACACGTGCAAAGAATATGGTTGAGGTCTCAACCATAGAAGATCCTAACTATGGTGTTGCCGCAGATTACGATCTGAATAAATAA
- a CDS encoding DUF6607 family protein: MTLSPLKTIGVALTLALGLTACESASSSSLFTSTERSVPSAADKTAILAMAGDYRVTFDFTEKVAFKDGYTLKPQKLSYAREVVRVIDERPGFVSLQHILVASAGPNSKVFFPIKHWRQDWQWQPNAYLEFKGGNAWQMTDISEEERKGAWSQTVYQVDDAPRYSGYGKWKHTNGISVWEAAPSWRPLPRRDATKRDDYDVIEAVNRHAITPNGWVHEQDNAKLILRGETPQVLAVEVGVNTYVKARDYPVEVAEDYWLKTEAFWAGIRTKWTALEQGDTGFFALTIQGEPEELYMQVLGIASAVADGELTADQAIQDAVKVIDDYTMTEPSSLRARLTPTTDVKKSR, from the coding sequence GTGACCCTTTCCCCTCTTAAGACCATTGGCGTGGCTCTTACACTTGCCTTAGGATTAACAGCCTGTGAGTCGGCTTCTTCTTCATCTCTTTTTACATCCACAGAACGCTCTGTCCCTTCGGCCGCTGATAAAACAGCGATATTGGCCATGGCGGGGGATTATCGCGTGACTTTTGATTTTACTGAAAAAGTCGCTTTTAAAGACGGTTATACGCTGAAGCCTCAAAAGCTTTCCTATGCGAGAGAAGTTGTGCGCGTAATTGATGAGAGACCAGGCTTTGTCAGTTTACAGCATATCCTGGTGGCAAGTGCTGGACCCAACAGTAAAGTTTTCTTCCCTATTAAACATTGGCGCCAAGACTGGCAGTGGCAGCCAAATGCGTATCTTGAGTTCAAAGGGGGTAATGCTTGGCAAATGACAGATATATCTGAGGAGGAGCGCAAAGGCGCATGGTCTCAAACAGTGTATCAAGTGGACGATGCACCACGGTATAGTGGGTACGGCAAGTGGAAACATACCAATGGAATAAGCGTCTGGGAAGCAGCGCCATCTTGGCGACCCTTGCCACGTCGCGATGCTACCAAACGGGATGACTATGATGTTATTGAAGCCGTTAACCGCCATGCGATTACGCCCAACGGCTGGGTTCATGAGCAAGATAATGCTAAACTCATTTTGCGCGGAGAGACTCCTCAGGTCCTCGCGGTAGAAGTGGGGGTGAATACCTATGTCAAAGCGCGCGATTATCCCGTAGAAGTTGCCGAAGATTATTGGTTAAAAACAGAGGCTTTTTGGGCGGGCATTCGCACGAAATGGACAGCTTTGGAACAGGGTGATACAGGCTTTTTTGCTCTGACAATTCAAGGCGAACCCGAAGAACTTTATATGCAAGTCTTAGGGATTGCTTCTGCTGTGGCAGACGGTGAGCTGACTGCGGATCAAGCAATCCAAGATGCAGTGAAAGTGATTGATGACTATACAATGACAGAGCCCTCATCGCTGAGAGCGCGACTTACTCCGACAACAGACGTAAAAAAATCCCGCTAA
- a CDS encoding PH domain-containing protein: protein MSDSELSIESSPEQEGYELQNWQKVSPLSILHFTIGQIFKFFTQGIQGLLPLLAVGVGAGEKRWLVLGIIALVGGAVLIIGAILTYMKFRYRLHADQVHIQKGVLTRKRLHLDYDRIQNVALEEPLYFRPFNMVVVKIESAGSSGEEVALAGIPREKAAEIRSTVMNYKPQNSLKKEAVTQESAPIDLPAETELLRLSIDELIRYGLSNNNVWIMMGFFGGIMPQIDDMLSSYIKPMFEAGQEAVNGIEYGVAILLVFFLLTVFIVMMLFSILGAIITQYNFRLSRGTDGRFHRSKGLFERQETSLKESKIQAVVFKQGWVAKLLNRWHIYLKQVSFKGQQHQPGQKGDVNLLIPSSTDAFMDRMMGITFPTYKPQEAFSPINKRFIYKTVGLYVLPIATLVAALNWFIHGKLIALVPFLAPVIALPLLYLVWYRYGYQRDDTHGYIRSGFIGQKRTLFAFYKVQTVEVTQSYGQRKTGHAELKIKLAGTSLTIPYMPIEDAYEWRDRILYEVETTEKSFM from the coding sequence ATGTCTGACTCTGAGCTCAGCATAGAATCCTCTCCAGAGCAGGAAGGCTATGAACTTCAAAATTGGCAGAAAGTATCTCCGCTCTCAATTTTGCATTTCACCATTGGCCAAATTTTTAAATTTTTCACGCAGGGTATCCAAGGCCTTTTGCCGCTGTTGGCTGTTGGGGTTGGGGCAGGTGAGAAGCGCTGGCTTGTTTTAGGAATTATCGCCCTCGTAGGTGGGGCCGTCTTAATCATTGGTGCGATCCTAACATATATGAAATTTCGCTATCGCTTACATGCGGATCAAGTACACATTCAGAAGGGTGTATTGACAAGAAAACGGCTACATCTGGATTATGATCGCATTCAAAATGTCGCGCTAGAAGAGCCCCTTTATTTCCGACCTTTCAACATGGTTGTTGTAAAAATTGAAAGTGCTGGCTCTAGCGGGGAAGAAGTTGCCTTGGCGGGAATTCCTCGAGAGAAGGCCGCTGAAATTCGTTCAACCGTGATGAATTATAAACCTCAGAACTCTCTCAAAAAAGAAGCAGTTACACAAGAGAGTGCGCCCATAGATCTGCCTGCAGAAACAGAGTTGCTCCGCCTGTCTATTGATGAATTGATCCGTTATGGACTGTCTAACAATAATGTCTGGATCATGATGGGCTTTTTTGGGGGTATCATGCCCCAGATTGATGACATGCTCTCATCTTATATAAAACCAATGTTCGAGGCTGGACAAGAAGCAGTGAACGGCATTGAATACGGAGTTGCTATTCTGTTAGTGTTTTTCTTGCTGACAGTTTTTATTGTGATGATGCTTTTTTCAATCTTAGGCGCCATTATCACACAGTATAACTTTCGGTTAAGTCGAGGAACTGATGGACGATTTCATCGCAGCAAAGGATTGTTTGAGCGGCAAGAAACGAGCCTAAAGGAAAGTAAAATCCAAGCAGTGGTTTTTAAGCAGGGTTGGGTCGCAAAACTCCTTAATCGATGGCATATTTACCTGAAGCAAGTCAGCTTCAAAGGCCAACAGCATCAGCCGGGTCAAAAGGGGGATGTCAATTTACTAATCCCGAGCAGTACCGATGCATTTATGGACCGTATGATGGGGATTACCTTCCCTACTTATAAACCTCAAGAAGCATTTAGCCCAATTAACAAGCGATTCATCTATAAGACTGTTGGTTTATACGTATTGCCGATCGCAACTCTGGTGGCGGCACTCAATTGGTTTATTCATGGTAAATTGATCGCCTTGGTGCCTTTTCTTGCACCGGTCATAGCCCTGCCTCTTCTTTACTTAGTCTGGTATCGCTATGGCTACCAAAGAGATGATACGCATGGGTATATCCGGTCCGGCTTCATAGGGCAGAAACGCACGCTTTTTGCCTTTTATAAAGTGCAAACAGTTGAGGTCACTCAGTCTTATGGTCAAAGAAAAACAGGGCATGCTGAGCTAAAGATTAAATTAGCAGGTACCTCTTTGACAATTCCTTATATGCCGATCGAGGACGCCTATGAATGGCGAGATAGGATATTATATGAAGTTGAGACAACAGAGAAAAGCTTCATGTAA
- a CDS encoding APC family permease, with translation MSDQSQDNQAKAIGFWRGWGIAVGCSIGSGIFMMPTLLAPYGQLGLLSWAVAGIGSLFIILSLSRMAKRVPKIGGPYAYAYAGLGKFAAFMIAWTYWIACVSAIAAISVAFTGYLGVFVPGLAESTLGQLFVSLALVWLLTLINLRSVAESNGLTLLTTFIKIIPLVLMIGMGFAFMDRSVFPQWNPTEMNDFQVIALATTVVMWSFLGLETATIPADNMENPSKTIPRVLISSVVTILFLYMAVSYAIAYIVPAEELTASQAPFALAASKLMGPVGAAIVTFGALVATFSASNGNLFVTPHTLVAAAKDKVMPGIFGSLNSAGIPKFALLFSSSAISILLVLNYTKGLVGAFTFMVLISTLATLMAYAFTAISEFHFFKKEHHSPLRTREMIMSGLALAYSLFVIWGAGAEAVMYGFLLILVGAPLFAFIREDTDA, from the coding sequence TTGTCTGATCAATCACAGGATAATCAAGCTAAAGCCATAGGCTTCTGGAGAGGTTGGGGCATTGCTGTCGGCTGTTCAATCGGTTCTGGAATATTCATGATGCCAACTTTACTGGCCCCTTACGGCCAGCTTGGGCTACTAAGTTGGGCCGTCGCCGGTATTGGGTCGCTCTTCATCATTCTTTCGCTTTCTCGCATGGCTAAACGGGTTCCAAAAATCGGCGGTCCTTATGCTTATGCCTATGCGGGACTTGGTAAATTTGCTGCTTTTATGATTGCGTGGACTTATTGGATTGCCTGCGTCAGTGCGATAGCGGCAATCTCTGTCGCTTTTACGGGTTATTTAGGCGTGTTTGTTCCTGGACTTGCTGAGTCAACACTAGGGCAGTTGTTTGTCTCGCTTGCTCTCGTTTGGCTTTTAACGCTGATTAATTTGCGAAGTGTTGCAGAAAGTAATGGTCTGACACTGCTGACAACCTTTATAAAAATTATTCCGCTTGTCTTGATGATTGGGATGGGATTTGCCTTTATGGATAGGTCAGTCTTTCCTCAATGGAATCCAACAGAGATGAATGACTTTCAAGTGATTGCTCTGGCTACTACTGTTGTGATGTGGTCCTTCCTTGGATTAGAAACTGCGACGATCCCTGCTGACAATATGGAAAACCCCAGTAAAACCATTCCCCGCGTTTTAATTTCGTCGGTTGTGACGATTCTCTTTCTGTATATGGCAGTTAGCTATGCCATTGCATATATTGTACCTGCAGAAGAGCTGACTGCATCGCAAGCACCGTTTGCCCTTGCCGCTTCTAAATTGATGGGGCCAGTAGGGGCTGCGATTGTAACATTTGGAGCCTTGGTGGCGACATTCAGTGCGTCTAACGGCAATCTATTTGTAACTCCTCACACGCTTGTCGCAGCTGCTAAAGATAAAGTGATGCCCGGAATTTTTGGCTCGCTCAATTCGGCAGGTATTCCAAAATTTGCCCTGCTATTTTCATCTAGCGCAATCAGTATCTTATTGGTCCTGAACTATACAAAAGGCTTGGTAGGGGCCTTTACTTTCATGGTTCTGATTTCTACGCTTGCAACGTTAATGGCTTATGCTTTTACGGCCATTTCTGAATTTCATTTCTTTAAAAAAGAACATCATTCTCCGCTACGTACGCGGGAAATGATCATGTCAGGATTGGCGCTTGCCTATAGTTTATTTGTCATTTGGGGTGCCGGCGCAGAAGCTGTGATGTATGGGTTTTTACTCATATTGGTAGGCGCGCCGCTTTTTGCTTTTATTCGGGAGGATACAGATGCCTAA
- a CDS encoding cytochrome b, with the protein MKPSLDNQYNLLSKTFHWVTFILIIVLSVTGLAMADMPRGPEKLDLIDLHGALGFLLLFITICRVLWRLSSPQPLPSAGLSSQTITLSKLVHFTFYGLMGAQVILGMLSIYTVGRALYFFGLFEIPSPLARDIPLHHTMETLHSIGWYTLVALIALHILAVLIHHKNGVPILRRMT; encoded by the coding sequence ATGAAACCAAGCCTAGACAACCAGTATAACCTCCTCAGCAAAACCTTTCACTGGGTGACCTTCATCTTGATTATTGTCTTAAGTGTTACTGGCTTAGCGATGGCGGATATGCCGCGAGGGCCAGAAAAATTAGACCTCATTGATTTGCATGGGGCGCTAGGGTTTCTATTACTCTTCATTACAATTTGTCGCGTATTGTGGCGCCTTTCATCTCCTCAGCCTCTTCCATCTGCGGGCCTCTCATCGCAAACAATTACCCTTTCGAAACTTGTCCATTTTACATTTTATGGCTTGATGGGTGCTCAAGTCATCTTGGGGATGCTCAGTATCTACACCGTTGGAAGGGCTCTCTATTTCTTTGGTCTTTTTGAAATCCCCTCTCCTCTTGCCCGTGATATCCCTCTCCATCATACGATGGAAACACTTCATTCAATTGGGTGGTATACTCTGGTAGCCCTTATTGCTTTGCACATACTCGCTGTTCTTATCCATCACAAAAATGGCGTGCCTATCTTAAGGCGTATGACCTAA
- a CDS encoding TonB-dependent hemoglobin/transferrin/lactoferrin family receptor has translation MYNHHVKTVSSLALVAALSSPSTALETKDEPTVKELETIIVTATRRPKKLKDVAGSLSVMTAQDIEKEGATDLNELFKYDPSVQITGSVGGAQNIIVRGMGSDRILMIKDGMRMNEGYGADGANDIVGRGFIETDTLKQVEVAKGAGSSLYGSDALGGVVVFTTKDASDYVNGQGFGGQFRGGYSDYSNQWTGGATLAHVRGNVENLLSLTFREGQEQQNYEKSRSPFSIDSQSFLYKGRYRWNETESLSLTIDLWRQDQKGDRADGLLYYFRGLAAYGYAITDEQSTSDKKTNSFKFTYESTNETALYDSLNVALYRNSTQQSDEEYGELEINSFFTSETYREMWKTSLYDQETYGLLSSAVKKISDRQTLGYGIDIESTKSLRSVHEYREGDGAVTRDDSTQKFPENDVFRVGLFMNDEISFLDEKLLITPGVRFDHYKMDPSGALKTDGQPFSVISEENLSLNVGALYHVSETLSVFAQLGQGFKAPSYDLAYAEHYNQPSSTYIYQIIPSDNLDPETSNTFEIGLRGSAEGLSYSAAYYYNSYDNFLTTTLVDSVMNFDSTGTFASLHEFYRYENIDSVTIKGAEAGLNWRSESGVSLFANAAWQTGRDDTTGDYITSITPLSGTIGLSYDTEDFSGALTLRWADDMKKVNEGATRTDGYAVLDLAATYQLAEALALTGTVQNLFNKEYIHFSNVAGHASSDDLAYFAEPGRRMKLNLRFTF, from the coding sequence ATGTATAACCACCACGTAAAGACCGTTTCGTCTTTAGCCTTAGTTGCGGCTCTTTCATCTCCATCAACTGCCTTAGAAACAAAGGATGAGCCTACTGTCAAAGAACTTGAAACCATCATCGTTACAGCCACACGACGTCCAAAAAAACTAAAGGATGTTGCGGGTAGTCTCTCTGTCATGACGGCTCAGGATATTGAAAAAGAAGGGGCAACAGATCTCAATGAACTCTTTAAATATGATCCTTCTGTGCAAATAACAGGATCTGTAGGGGGAGCTCAGAATATTATAGTTCGGGGCATGGGCAGTGATCGCATTCTAATGATTAAAGATGGCATGCGGATGAATGAAGGGTATGGGGCAGATGGGGCCAACGATATTGTTGGGCGCGGATTCATAGAAACAGACACACTCAAACAAGTTGAAGTGGCTAAAGGTGCTGGATCTTCTCTTTATGGATCTGACGCACTAGGGGGCGTTGTCGTCTTCACAACAAAGGACGCCTCAGACTATGTCAATGGTCAAGGATTTGGTGGTCAATTTCGCGGTGGGTATTCTGATTATTCTAATCAGTGGACTGGTGGTGCAACACTTGCCCATGTCAGAGGGAATGTTGAAAACCTCTTATCTTTGACTTTTAGAGAAGGGCAAGAACAGCAGAATTACGAGAAAAGTCGCAGCCCCTTTTCTATTGACTCACAGAGCTTTCTCTATAAAGGGCGCTATCGCTGGAATGAGACTGAAAGCTTGAGCTTAACGATTGATCTGTGGCGGCAAGATCAAAAGGGAGACCGTGCTGATGGGCTTCTTTACTACTTTAGAGGTCTTGCCGCATACGGCTATGCTATTACAGACGAACAATCAACCTCCGACAAAAAAACCAACTCTTTCAAATTTACATACGAGAGCACTAATGAAACAGCCCTATACGACTCGCTCAATGTAGCTCTTTACCGAAATAGTACACAGCAAAGCGATGAAGAATACGGCGAACTTGAGATAAACAGTTTCTTCACATCTGAAACCTACCGCGAAATGTGGAAGACTTCTCTTTATGATCAAGAAACTTATGGACTTTTATCAAGTGCCGTAAAGAAAATATCAGATCGGCAAACCCTCGGATATGGCATCGACATAGAATCCACAAAAAGTTTAAGGTCTGTGCATGAATACCGGGAAGGGGACGGGGCCGTTACGCGTGATGACTCTACACAAAAATTCCCTGAAAATGATGTTTTCCGAGTCGGCCTTTTTATGAATGATGAGATCAGCTTCCTAGACGAGAAATTACTCATTACGCCTGGTGTACGCTTTGACCATTATAAGATGGACCCTAGCGGAGCCTTAAAGACTGACGGCCAACCTTTTTCTGTCATTTCTGAAGAAAACCTCTCTTTAAATGTAGGCGCCTTGTACCATGTCAGCGAGACCCTTTCAGTCTTTGCTCAGCTTGGACAAGGATTTAAAGCTCCTTCATATGATCTAGCGTATGCTGAACATTATAATCAACCTTCATCCACCTATATCTATCAGATCATTCCCAGTGATAATCTAGACCCTGAAACGAGTAATACATTTGAAATTGGTTTAAGAGGATCTGCAGAAGGACTCAGTTATTCAGCGGCCTACTATTATAATAGCTATGATAATTTCTTAACCACCACACTTGTGGACAGTGTGATGAACTTTGATTCCACTGGTACCTTTGCAAGCCTGCATGAATTTTATCGCTATGAAAATATTGATAGCGTGACTATTAAAGGCGCAGAGGCAGGGTTAAATTGGCGCTCAGAATCCGGTGTTTCTCTCTTTGCAAACGCAGCTTGGCAAACAGGACGAGATGACACAACAGGTGACTATATTACGTCAATCACACCCCTTTCTGGCACGATTGGTCTCTCATACGATACTGAAGATTTCTCGGGCGCCCTCACTCTCCGCTGGGCAGATGATATGAAAAAAGTCAATGAAGGCGCCACAAGAACAGACGGCTATGCCGTTCTTGATCTAGCAGCTACCTATCAATTAGCAGAAGCGCTTGCTCTCACAGGAACCGTGCAAAATCTCTTCAACAAGGAGTATATCCACTTTAGTAATGTTGCAGGTCATGCATCGAGCGATGATTTAGCCTATTTCGCCGAACCAGGACGGAGAATGAAACTTAACCTTCGTTTCACCTTCTAA
- a CDS encoding dimethylarginine dimethylaminohydrolase family protein, whose product MPKGKFDEVSPIKLVGVRDSLAAFKDEERLDREWQPLRFHKRPSLAEAIVEHQTFTDLIKETGAQLVQLPADDSLTLDSIYTRDNILVSPKGLILCTMGRSSRTPEAAVNLAAYKTHGFEVAGQITAPGTLEGGDFIWINETAAAVGLGPRTNEEGIRQLKVLLGDEVDLHVVPLPEPDHPDDVLHLMSIISPLDHDLALVYQPFLSDDFAAWLGRYGLELLPLPVDEYIPMGCNVLATAPRQVIMLDKLPKTKNLLEKAGCRVSLYRGDEISRKGEGGPTCLTRPLIRD is encoded by the coding sequence ATGCCTAAAGGGAAATTTGATGAGGTGAGCCCGATCAAGTTAGTGGGCGTCAGGGACAGTCTTGCTGCTTTTAAAGATGAAGAACGCTTAGACCGAGAATGGCAACCGTTAAGATTTCATAAGCGTCCATCCCTAGCAGAAGCGATTGTTGAACATCAGACTTTTACTGATCTAATAAAAGAGACGGGGGCTCAGTTGGTGCAACTGCCTGCGGACGATTCGTTGACGTTAGATAGTATTTACACGCGAGATAATATCCTTGTTAGCCCTAAGGGCTTGATTTTATGCACCATGGGTCGCAGTAGTCGTACACCTGAAGCAGCGGTTAATTTGGCGGCCTATAAAACTCATGGGTTCGAAGTCGCTGGGCAAATAACAGCGCCAGGCACCCTTGAGGGCGGAGATTTTATTTGGATTAACGAGACAGCGGCAGCAGTTGGCCTTGGTCCACGGACCAATGAAGAGGGAATTCGCCAATTAAAGGTACTTCTTGGCGATGAGGTGGATTTACATGTTGTCCCTCTTCCTGAGCCTGATCATCCGGATGATGTCCTGCATTTGATGTCAATTATCTCGCCGCTCGATCATGATTTAGCGCTGGTCTATCAGCCTTTCTTGTCAGATGATTTTGCAGCGTGGTTAGGCCGCTATGGCCTTGAGCTTCTGCCCTTGCCAGTGGATGAGTATATTCCCATGGGCTGTAATGTTTTAGCCACTGCTCCGCGGCAAGTTATCATGCTAGATAAATTACCTAAAACCAAGAACCTGTTAGAAAAAGCAGGGTGCCGTGTTTCGCTTTATAGAGGCGATGAAATCAGCAGAAAAGGGGAAGGCGGCCCCACTTGTTTAACAAGACCACTTATAAGGGACTAA